The genomic window CGGAAGAAATGGCACGAAGCATTGAAAAAGCGGGCAATGAAGGTACCTCAGGTGGTAAATACTCATTCGACGTTCCCTCACCTCGGATCGCCGCTATTGGCAATACATAATCCCCTAATACATTCGCTCTTTTTAATCCTCCACATTTACCGAGGAAAAGCACCGCTTTGGGCATGACTGCTGATAATAAATCCATGATTGTAGCAGCGTTCGCACTTCCCATCCCAAAATTGATAATGGTAATCCCTTCTGCCGAGGCATTGGGCATCGAACTTTTCAATCCCAAAATCGGGACATTAAAATGATCCGCAAATATCTCGACATATTTAGTAAAGTTAGTGAGTAATATGTGCTTAGTGAAGTCTTCTAGCTTTCGCTCGGTATAACGAGGCAGCCAATTTTCTACGATTTCTTGTTTTGTTCTCATAAATAACTACCTTTGAGGTGCATTTTAGTTAGAATATAAATAGCAAATATAGCAAATGCTCCCATTAAATCTACCAAAATTCTCAGTCAAAGTTACGGAGAAAGCAGGAAAGCCTTCTATTTGGGATCCTGTACGCCGAAAATTTGTCGCATTAACGCCAGAGGAATGGGTACGACAACATTTCGTGAACTATTTGGTCACGGAAAAAAACTATCCTCAAGAACTTTTAGCGAATGAAGTAGCGGTGAAACTAAACGGAACATCCAAACGATGCGATACCGTTGCATACAATCGGTTTCTAGCACCTCTAATGATTATTGAATATAAAGCTCCACATATCGAGATAACAAGCGCTGTATTCGATCAAATCGTACGTTATAACATGGTCTTACACGTAAAATACTTAACCGTAAGCAACGGCATCCGTCATTTTTGTTGCAAAATTGACTATGAGAAACAGACGTATGCTTTCCTCGAAGATATACCGGAATACAATCTATTGGAGAAAATCGTTTAATTATCTAAAATAAGTCCCCCTTATCCTTCTATGCACTCGCACGGATCAGATAAGGGCTTACTCAGCCCAACCAGTGAGTAGTTCTATCGATCAGGAATTTACAGCTTGCAGATAAGTCATCTTGTTCTATATACTCGACATCACCGGAAGTCTTAGAAGGTAGCACCATATCTGATACTTCTACCTCCTCATTTTCAAGGCTGGCAAACTTAAACAGATTATATATGCTTGATAGAAAGAGAAGAAAAAGAAACAGGAATGCCTTTGCGACACTTCCTGTTTTTTCTATATATTGAGTAGATTTCAAATCCATATCCCACGCATTAAAAGTTACATGGGCACAAACATAGCAATATTCGTCAAATAAACAAATATTTTAACACGAAAATTTTATTTCGTAAAGAGATAATCCTCCGGTTTTGCGATTCGTAAAATATATTCCGGAGTATTAGGGAGCCTTTTCGCATACAAAGTGACAGAATCACCCCTCTCAGGCATCGTAGAATTAGATTCCAACGATATCTGGTCAACATTACGCAATTTTATTTCATCATCTTTATCGAAAAAGAATGAGTATCCTAATAAAACCGCAAAAAAAGATAAAATCAATGGCTTCATGTCTAACTTGTTTTTATGACTATATAAGCTTAGATGCTTATAAAACGATAAACGCTGCATATTATTTCAAAATAATTACATTTTTAATGTGCCGACATAGAAGTACGACTTATTTCGTTAATGAAGTATATATCCTATGACACATGCAGTATATATCCTATAGCATTTGAAGTATATCTTCGTAAAGAGGAGTTTCAAGGCCAAAATAAAAAGGCGAGGATCTTAACCCCCGCCTTCTATCTGCAGATATAGAAATCCTATTTTATCCACCGAAATCATCGAAGTGCAACATCTCACGAGGTACACCC from Parabacteroides distasonis ATCC 8503 includes these protein-coding regions:
- a CDS encoding AMP nucleosidase; the protein is MRTKQEIVENWLPRYTERKLEDFTKHILLTNFTKYVEIFADHFNVPILGLKSSMPNASAEGITIINFGMGSANAATIMDLLSAVMPKAVLFLGKCGGLKRANVLGDYVLPIAAIRGEGTSNEYLPPEVPSLPAFSMLRAISSAIRDHGKDYWTGTIYTTNRRVWEYDNAFKEYLRSTHATGIDMETATLLTAGFANQIPTGALLMISDKPMEEDGVKTEASDRKVTQQFVGEQVMLGVEALQQILDGKKTIRHIRFSW
- a CDS encoding type I restriction enzyme HsdR N-terminal domain-containing protein, with product MLPLNLPKFSVKVTEKAGKPSIWDPVRRKFVALTPEEWVRQHFVNYLVTEKNYPQELLANEVAVKLNGTSKRCDTVAYNRFLAPLMIIEYKAPHIEITSAVFDQIVRYNMVLHVKYLTVSNGIRHFCCKIDYEKQTYAFLEDIPEYNLLEKIV